TGATGGTGGACATACATGGCTTGCCCTGCAAAAGCGGAAGGAATTCATTAGGAAAGCCTCCTGAGTGTCTTACACCTAGGCATCCAGACAACACTGTGAAGTGCTGAATTACCACAGGACTGCTACAGCCCCAGACTGTCCTCAGCAAGGAAGGACCTACATCTGTATCTCTAGTCCCATGAATGTATTGAATGTATTTGTCTCTGTCTTCATCCCTACTATCCTTTTCTTATTCTTGTCCCTTTGTGAGTGGATAAGATCATAACAATTCTAAAATGCAGCATTTACTGTTTAGAATTGAGTCATCTTTGACAAAAGGGAGAATGATACCAACCCTCATAGCAGGAAACACACACATCCCTATAAAACAGTAAATGATACTCACTTTGTAATCTCTAAGACTTTCTTTAACACCGAGGCCAATTTAGCAGCCTagaaagaaacagggaaagaaaagggaaataaagtgAGCCAATCATGGAAAACAGGTGGTGAGcagcagtggaaaataaaaggggGTGCAGGAATGCTTAATACAACCAAGAATGAGCAGAACTGCCATACATCCTGATGCAGATGGAAGCTAGCTATCACCACCATGCTGGGAGTATCTCTCAATCTACCACTGGCTGGCACAGGTGAAAACAAAGACAGGCTGTTTTCTAAAGCATACgataaaatgtttgttttgtggtttgttcctttttatatttataaaagtaAGCCTACTAGAAACACGCAACTCCTACTAAGGCATGAAATTAGAAGTGACTGACCATAATGCAATTGGTATTAAGCAGTACCTTCTCTTTTACCCCAAAAAATCAAGCCTCTGGCCAAAGGCATGGAACCAGaattaagaataaaaatctCAGATCAGAGAAGATGCGTATTTAATTTATGATGCAAGGGACTCCTGCAAGTTATCTCATGAAGCCTCCTCCTCAAAGCAaggcctgcctgcctgcctaCCTCAAATTCagtcaggttgctcagagccttgccCAATTGAATTTTGAGTAATGCCAAAGATGAGAATTTACTGCTTCTCTGAGCAGCTTGTTTCAGTACTTAACTATGCCCATTGtgagaatttttaatttttctttttaatttagataACTCTATTCGACCAAGTCTACATTACTCAAGGAAGGAAACAGACATGCAGCACATCAGCAGCCTCAGATCTCACTTTCCTGAGGTAGTCACTGGATAGATCTATGGATTACAGCTCAGAGCCAAAACACAAGTGGCCATGCTCTTCCCTGAAAAAGTAAAGATAAGACATGCATTTCCACCCGAAGGAAGCTATGTGTGGAAGAACAAGAGGGGACTCTTCATCCCAAGAACTAGCTACTGAGACAGTCTCTAACACCCACCTCTCCCTGACAGTCACATATCCTTTCCAATTTGATTTCTACCCCTTCTCTACAGCCAAGTGAGCAGACCCACATGCAGGCTGTGGATACTTACATTGAGTCGCACAGCTAGCTGGTTCATAGGTGGATACATGCTCAGTGCAAGCTCATCAACACTAGAACACAAGAGGAAAGCAATGGGAGAAAGGTCCTTGTAGCACAATGCATGAATCCTCGTCACATCCTGTGCCCACCCAGAATATAAGTCAGGAATGTCAGTGCATGACAAGGAGACAATGTCAGCCATGTTCCTGGGATGTCTCATTGCTTTCTCAGATATATGTGTGCCACTCTCACCTTAGAATGACACAGCTCCACCCCAAGCTACAACATATGTCTTTCCCCCACACCTGCTTCCACCATCTGATCACATCTTCAGTATCCTAAAGGTTTTCCTCATCCACTTTCTAGACCTCAAGACAGGGAATGCTCTAGAGAAAAAAGGGCATGTAGGGGCCTGCTTACCTTGGGCTGATCTCATTAGCAATATCTGCAACATCATCCAGCTGAGCAATCTGCTCTGGAGAATCAGCTTTGCCATAAGCCTTCACTACACTCAACACCTTCTTCAGGCAAGCTTTAGAAGCCTTCATTAATCCCATGCAGGAGCTAAGCAGCTTCCGGTCAGCTTCTGACCAGTATGTATCTCTGTTGCCCCGGAAGCCCAGCTCTTCATCTTCCATGATGTCGCTGTAAGGGTCTTGCCCTTCCACCAGAGCCTGAAAACCCAGTGCCTGACATCAGTTCCAACAATAcccaaaaggaaagggaaaaaataatccagataGTGTACACAAAATTTATGAAGGAATCTCTCTCCAGTCAGCATCTCAGTTGCCAGATTCTGTTAATCCTGCCAGGACTGgattagaaaaacaaaccccccatTTCAATTCAacagagcaaacagaaaaatcttggCAAACAGTGCCATTTTTACATCAACCTAAACTGCCCTACTACACCACCCCACAATTCAGGACATGGTTTTATGGAAACCATGTATAAAGTAAAACAGATTTATGTTTAAAACTCCTTAAGACTCAGGCATAATACAATAATCTAGCTCACATCAAAACAAATTTCAGTCAAAGCCTGTATCTGAAACAACCCCTGAGCTGCATAACTGAACCATCAGTGCAGGTTCCTCAAAGACTTAAGGGCTTCCTTACATGTTCCATCTCCTCCAGAGCATCTTTGACCACACCTAGACATGCAGTCAGAGTTGACACAACTGCTGCCTGGTTATCTGTAAAAGCAAAAGGATGAAAACTGTGGCACTGCACTGAATCAAATCATCTCACAATTACATTCaccttaatttttaatcattagATCTTGAAATTGCAGAACCAAActttctgcagagctcagagctgcaTTGTTGACACGCTTGGCTTCTAAGTTTGTACATTACAAAAACAGACAGGTTCAGACAGTTTTGCAGAATGACCAAACCTTCATTGCACTAGCTAAAATGCACCTTACAAGGGCTATTGATATCCCAAAACAACATGTCCTAGTTCTGTTGTTCTGCATGCACAATACGTACCTCGTGGCAGGTTGGACACTTGCTCACATGCCTCCCACACACCACCAGTTGATATAAGTTGCTCCTGAGAcaagctgaaacaaaacaaaatcacaaaagaCCAAATACCACCACTCTGTTAGActgtgggtttattttctgcacCAAAGACAATCCAAACTAGTAGActctctgctgggaagatgTCACCAACAGCTTGTCACTAGTACTTCATGTTTGTAAAGCAAGAAGTGCTGGCTCGTACTTATATAATTATCTGTTGCAACGAGATGCAGGAGCCTCTTACAAAGGCCTCCAAACATGCTTAGGCATATTACTTATCTTTCAGAACAAATGAAAATCAGAAGTCTGTATTAGAGATTGCTGACTTCTGCCTAAGAACAGTGGCATGTATCTGTAAAGAGGAAGTGGTTCACTGGAGTCCTATAACTAGCTTTATAAAGCTGTGCAATCATTGTGCTTGATAGTTcacagcaaagaggaaaacCTACCAAACTGCAAATACTATCCAGCATGTTGATACTGCTTCCAGCATCTTTCCTTGGTAGAGACAGGACAAAAATAATTCTCCATGTAGTCTGACTTGGTCATGGAACAAGTGGGTACTTTCAGGGCCTTCAGTGTACCCCACCCTCCTAAAAGGTGGGGCTAAGTACAAGGTCAGCTCTTTGCTGACAAGAGGTAGTGTGAAGAAAGCTGGGTATGGGAGGTGTCACTGCCCATGCAGGGCATTAGAATTacatcatctttaaggtcccttccaaccccaaccattctatgattctaagtgaGCACCAGCCCTTCCGTACCCTAAGAGGTGTTTTTAGCCTGACATTCTACCACTGGGCCTTCTTTGAGCAACAGCTGTGTCTGCACCCAGTCTCATACCCCCCTGATTCTGACCTTCCTGCCTTGACCTCAGACCCAAACTCATTGCAACGGATATGCTGAGCAATTACTGGATGGTGTCCAATGCTGGTTACTCTCTCTGGTCCTGACCATATACTGACTTGTTGGCTGGACTGTCCAGTCCGACCTCACCACTATGGGCTTACCTGACAATATGAAGTGAACCTTGGTCCcctcaccagcactgctctgatCAACTCTGGTACAGGGGGACAGGACCCTTGCAGATGAGGCCACTGACTCTTCCTGAATCATAACAAGGGTCTGCTTCTGCCTGCCTCCTTACCTTAGGAAAAGCTCTGCACTTGCTGCTTCCTAACAATTATACCTataactttttcttcctttttttttctggaaaattacTACCTCTCCAATGGAGCACTGAGAATTGTTTCTGTGAGTTGGATCATTCCTTCCACTACTTCAGTGGTAGCATCTCGTACCATCTTCCGAAGAGTAGTACCTGGTTGAGATtgagaaaaatcaagaaagTTGCCACTAAGTCAACACAGACAGAAAGCAACTGCTGAAGACAACACACAGACTGCTCCGATTGTGTGCACAGGCCATAAATGAAGTTACAACTGTTCTGAAGGAAACAATGTATTTCCCAGTTCCACAATTACTTTGGGCAAGGATCTGAATGTTTTATAAATATGAATGCTCTATCAGATCCCATGCTACCACTGCTTCACAGATGGAAATTTGCAGTAGACAGTACGCAGTTCACTCATAAACATGTTGCAAGCCTATGGGACAGCTGATAATGGTACTAACTGCTCCTGATAACTTACGCTCCTGCAGATACAAGATAACATATTAAACTCTGAAATACTGGGTTTCTTTACACAGTGGcaaaaaaacaccactgcaTTTATTGATAATTGCTCTGCTGTCACTATCTCACCTTGGCCCTTGGGGAGCCAGTAGTACACGGTGGCAACTGCAAGAATGGCATTTTGGACATCTTCACTCAGTTTCTGGCAGTCCTGAAAATTGAGAGGTAAATGGATTAACCCCGGGTAGCCCATGGCTGCATTGCATTTAAAATCTCACAATCACTTACACTCAGATTGTTTTAAGAAAAGGGAAGCACAGTAAGTGCCATCTTGCTTGAGAAACAAACAGCACAAGAAGGTACTGTAAGCAAGCTGTGTACGCTATAAGCCATCCTTGTGTGGTAGAAGAGTATCTTAGATCGTTATTCTGAActggagatttttattttttttttcctccaaacacAGGTGTGACAAACTTCTCTCAAACAACAGCAGAAAGTGCTGTGCATTCTTTGCTGGATCTAAGGTCTGTACTGCTCGATACCCTGCCTCTATCAGCAACCAGCTGTTAAAGACAGCAATGTAAGATATCAGTTCTCTGGGCAGTTCTTGAACTGGATTAATACACCCTGTGATGCAAAGCCCCTACTGATATCCCTTGTTGGCACTGAAACAATTGGCTTTGTTTTAGTCAACTCAATAAAGAGACGCCTGAAACTTGTCAAACACAGTGTACTTTCAGTCTGCAGGGGCTTTCCCTCACCTCTGCAGAAGTCAGTGAAGGCCTTGAGAATGCCAGACTCAGCTTTGTAGCTTCCTGTGAAGTTACTTTGAATGTCTGACCTAAAAAGGATTTAATGGAAACAAAAGAATCAAAAGTAACttgagaaaaagacaaaagaacaGAGAAGCTAGATAAGACACATCTCTGATACTACCTTGCCCTGATTGTCATCTGCTATTTCTTCCTtccaataaattaaaaaaacaaaaaagcaaccacaGATTAAAAATTGTATAGTGCATTTGAGCCTTGCTTGTTGCATGTGTGCTTTgtgtacttttttcttttttttttctttttctttttttttttttttttcttttttttttcatttaggtGGTGGTGATGTCCACAACCCCACTGTGTGTCCTGGTCCATGTCATCTTCACCGGGATGGGCCCTCAGGCTTTAAAAACCTCGATGTGACAGTTGCTCCGACACCGGCGGCTGCTTTACCAGCGCCAACATCCCGACGTCCCCCCGAGCCGGAGCCCTGCCGCGCCCTGGCACCACGGACAGGCGCCCAAAGCGCCCGCCCCTGGCCCAACCGGCACCTCCAGCGCAGCCCAGCCCCGTTCGGACCCCGCACCCCACCCCTACCTAGTGCGTCCCAGAAGCGCGGCAGCTCGAACGCCTCGCGGCCCTCGCCCGGTTCACCCTCTGTAACGGCAGAGAGAGAGCTCAGCCAGCAGAGACCTGACCTGGCttggcctggcctggcctggcctggcctggcctggcccggcccggcccccggCCCCCGCCTCCCACTCGGACTCGGACCCGGCCCCCACCTCGGACCCGCGCCAGTACCGCCCGCAGCGCCTGACGCAGCTCCCGCAGCGGCTCCCGCGCCTCCATGGGTGCGGTCGCGGCCGCGGCCACGGCCCTCTCGGTGTACGTCACATCCGCTTCCGGGGAACAGCAGCCATGAGGCTGCCACCTCCCGTACCCTCCCTTTTCCCGGCCCCGCGCGCACAGACCAGTAACGGTGGGAGGGAGACACTTTAGTGGTGGGGGGACGGGAGGGGCGGGGAGGGGCAAGGACATTGGAAAGAGCGGAGATTCCTCCTAGAGCAGCTGGTGCAGGTCCTCGAAGTTGAGCAAGTTGTTGGCCGTCTCGGACCAGGCTGCGTGAGTCGCCCCGTCCATCTCGGGGGCCAGGCTGTTGGTGCTGTCCAGAGCATGGTTCGTGCCCCCGATGACTTCTTGGCATTCAGGGCACTTGCTCCTCTCCATCGCCCCCCCACACTCCCCGATCACATAGATGTGCCCATTTCTGCACTTGAACCAGTGGCCGCGGGGACAGCCAACAGCGCTGACGATCTGCACCCGCTCAGCCTCGGAGATGCCCAGTCCCGACACAGGCAGGGCAGCGCTGAGCCTCTCCAGGGCAGCCAccactgcagcctcctccttCTCCGTCAATTTCTGGGTCCTATCCAGGACCTGACGTGTGCTGGCAATCTCTGCTGCAAGCGCTGGTGTAATCATTGTACCTACGCCTTTGCACCTCGCCAAGAGGCTCACCAGATAGGTCAGTCTCTGCAGCTCGGACTGCAGGTCAGATAGTTCCTGTCCTGTAAAGCTGAGGCGTGGCATATCCAGCCACTCCTGGACTTCATGCAGCCGTGTTCTCAGCCCTTCCCTCTCACTCGGGTCAATCTTTTTCATAGAATTGGTTAGGTCTGCTACACGTTCATAGAAATTAAGCTGGTTCTGAATTAGTCCAATACTCGTTGTGGAGAGAGCAGAAGTTTTTAGTTTGTCCTCTAGCATGAGGTACTTCAGGGGTAGATTCCTCCGCAAAACAGCATTCCCTGTCAGTGCAGCCTGAAGTCTCTGTCTGCTAGACTCAATTTCCTGTGCTGGGccttggattttttcttttaccttttctaTTTCATCTAGCTGCCTTTTCACAATGGTGCCATATCTCAAATTCTTTCTGATAGGTGTCTGACAGATAGGGCATACCTTCAGCTTGATGATATCACCATCTTCATCCATATAATGATCGAGACCTTGGGATTCAAAGATATGGCCACAGTCTTCAAGCTGTACAAATAGAGCGCCTGGGTCTTCCTCATAGCCAAAAAAGATCTGTGTGAGTTCCTCGCGGTCACAAATGAGGCACTTCTTTGGGCAGGGCTCTCCACAAAATCCAATGCATGGATGCCCACAGCGCAGCATCTTAGCGCATGGCACATTGCAGCGAGGCCTGTTACATGGTTCGGAGCAAAGATTGGTACACTGGTAGTGCTGGCACTGCCACTCGCATGGCTCGGCACATGGAAAACATCTCTCTccacatttctttttacatctaCTGTGGATACAGTGATTCTGACATTCCAGCTGACAGGGAGGACATTCTGTAACACAGGACTGCTGACACTTGTGGGAGCAGACCAAGAAGCGTTTGCATGGGCTGTTACATGGCTTGTGAAATCTTCCTTCAAAGCAGGTATGACAGTAACCTGAGCATACATGGCCACACTCTAGTGTGACAGAACACTTAGTCTTACATTCCACTGGCTTCCCAAGTTTCATCTCCTCAGTGATCCAGCATTTAACTTTTTGGTTGTGGCCACATTTCAGTGTGACTGTGACCAGTTCAGGACACTTAGTGCATTCCTGCCCACAGAAGTTGTTGCATGTGTGCCCACAGTTCAACTTTTTCTGGCAAGGTTCTTGGCAAAGAAACTCACTGTCTGGAGTAGAGCATGGTACCATCTGCAGGTGACCACACTTAGAAATTGTTTTCTCTACTATGACCATGCATGGTCCACAGGGCTCAAAACATGACCGTGGACAGCGGTGCCCATCTGCACAAAGCACCTTTTGACAAGGCTTAGGGCACCGATACTCTTTGTGCTCTGTGTCATATGGGTGACATGCCCTCATGCAGACATGTCCACAACTCAGCCTAAATTCACAGGGACGACTGCAGCCTCCTTCTGGAACCTTGCTGAAATCTGCTGCT
This genomic stretch from Heliangelus exortis chromosome 16, bHelExo1.hap1, whole genome shotgun sequence harbors:
- the CCNDBP1 gene encoding cyclin-D1-binding protein 1 isoform X2, with amino-acid sequence MSLPLPAPPVPPPLKCLPPTVTGLCARGREKGGYGRWQPHGCCSPEADVTYTERAVAAAATAPMEAREPLRELRQALRAVLARVREGEPGEGREAFELPRFWDALGQTFKVTSQEATKLSLAFSRPSLTSAEDCQKLSEDVQNAILAVATVYYWLPKGQGTTLRKMVRDATTEVVEGMIQLTETILSAPLESLSQEQLISTGGVWEACEQVSNLPRDNQAAVVSTLTACLGVVKDALEEMEHALVEGQDPYSDIMEDEELGFRGNRDTYWSEADRKLLSSCMGLMKASKACLKKVLSVVKAYGKADSPEQIAQLDDVADIANEISPSVDELALSMYPPMNQLAVRLNGKPCMSTIRGRLGAVSNWCSRSQHEQNQELHTASNLVFPCLHVLLPLSLAYTCSVILSVLQLPGEW
- the CCNDBP1 gene encoding cyclin-D1-binding protein 1 isoform X1; amino-acid sequence: MSLPLPAPPVPPPLKCLPPTVTGLCARGREKGGYGRWQPHGCCSPEADVTYTERAVAAAATAPMEAREPLRELRQALRAVLARVREGEPGEGREAFELPRFWDALGQTFKVTSQEATKLSLAFSRPSLTSAEDCQKLSEDVQNAILAVATVYYWLPKGQGTTLRKMVRDATTEVVEGMIQLTETILSAPLESLSQEQLISTGGVWEACEQVSNLPRDNQAAVVSTLTACLGVVKDALEEMEHALVEGQDPYSDIMEDEELGFRGNRDTYWSEADRKLLSSCMGLMKASKACLKKVLSVVKAYGKADSPEQIAQLDDVADIANEISPSVDELALSMYPPMNQLAVRLNAAKLASVLKKVLEITKDKNKKRIVGMKTETNTFNTFMGLEIQMASHVCPPSEEGWVQFLTGAVDHNMNKIKNFTQHQI
- the CCNDBP1 gene encoding cyclin-D1-binding protein 1 isoform X3, encoding MSLPLPAPPVPPPLKCLPPTVTGLCARGREKGGYGRWQPHGCCSPEADVTYTERAVAAAATAPMEAREPLRELRQALRAVLARVREGEPGEGREAFELPRFWDALGQTFKVTSQEATKLSLAFSRPSLTSAEDCQKLSEDVQNAILAVATVYYWLPKGQGTTLRKMVRDATTEVVEGMIQLTETILSAPLESLSQEQLISTGGVWEACEQVSNLPRDNQAAVVSTLTACLGVVKDALEEMEHALVEGQDPYSDIMEDEELGFRGNRDTYWSEADRKLLSSCMGLMKASKACLKKVLSVVKAYGKADSPEQIAQLDDVADIANEISPSVDELALSMYPPMNQLAVRLNAAKLASVLKKVLEITKASHVCPPSEEGWVQFLTGAVDHNMNKIKNFTQHQI